The Lasioglossum baleicum chromosome 12, iyLasBale1, whole genome shotgun sequence genome segment CCTCTTCAGCGTCGTCCTGCCTGGCATCCTGATCGATCGCTCGCAGCAGATCGAGAATTCCCTCGCGCTCGAACCGTGAAATGACAACCTTGGATCGTGCCAGCTGGATTTCCTGAGACCAACATCGTCATCCGCGAGCTCACCGAGGTCACACCAGTTGGAGGAGACCTCCGCGAGTTCAGAGGTCTGATTCTGTGCCATAGTTACTGCGACAAGGTCTCCAAGAGCCCAGGATTTTCAAGGATTTTGGTCCCAGTTTGATCAGGTaccttgttgttgttgttgcttagAGGTGGCTGCGATGTTGGGACTTCCTGGATGTTGTTCCTGAGGGATTGGGAGTGTCCCCAGGTAGGGAATATGGTTTTCTTTGGGCTGAAAGTTGTTTTCGAGTGACGTTTTTCCTGGGTTTCTTCGGTTTGCGTGGGACTAGAGCGTTTGTGGATTTGTGGTTTGGTTAATGGGCGAACTTCTGCAATCATCCATGACACGTTCCGGGTGACTGACTGTTGCATTTTTGTGAGTTAATTATAAGACTGTCCGGTTGATTGGAGTTTTCCTGTGCAAATCGCGGGACAATTGACTTTAGTCATGCAAGGCGAGCCAGAATTCGTGGGAGTACAGCTAATTAATTCGTCAGGGAGTATATATTGAGGAAAAGTATAAAGGAAACATGACTTGTATAAAGACTGTCTCGTTCGACCTTGCTAGCGCTCTGCAGTTTTATTTGCGGGAAAGAAAGAATTCCTTCCGAAACAACAGTCTGTAAAttatattaaagaagagaaatATCTGTTCGTGATTTCGCCGTCTTTGTGCATGCTCGAATGCTGGTTCACCTTGCAGGAAACGTGAATCGAGGAATTTCCCGAATGGGGGAATTTATTCGATGACGTTTCGCGCGAGTGATTGCGAGATTTAAAATTCAGAATTGGGAATGTCGATCTCCCGAATAGATCCGCtgttgatctacgattttttggaGCGTGTAATACTAATTCCGAAGCAGTCATATAATAGTTTACTGCAAGAATCAAATATTTTAATCCCCAGGAGAAATTGGGCTTTCTTTTTATAATCGAATCGTTACCCTTAAAAATGCTGATCTTAATAGCTAGGAAATAATAACTGCAGAAATTATTTACGAATATCAATTGCTGAAATATGTATGCTTCCAGAGTTGCAAGAATGGAAACAGATCAAACATTTGTACCTTAATGTTTTTTTCGAAATGCTTTCGATATTTCTATCGTTTTACATTTAGCTTTTTCATGTTTGATACGAACGTATGAATTGGCAAGTAGGTGATGAGTAACTGTCGCAAATatgcataaaataaatatacataagaGGTCGTATAAACACAAAGTTGCATAATCGATTACTGAAATGAATTGCGAATTAAACGGCTGGTAGCTGGAAGCTAAGTCGAATGTTTTTATTGCACAGCGTTCGATGACAATCGATTCAGGTGtagaagaaataaaatataagttCACTCATAGAGTTCACCCGATCACAGTTGGAGTCCTTTAACAACTTCCCTCTACTCGGAATCGACGTTTAGTCTCATCATAGTCATTTTTCAAACGTCTTTAGGTTCAAATTTTGAGTAATCGCAGAAAATCCCCAGCGATTTCTCTCCATCGAAGTTCGCAGACTCTGGTGCTGTGCCCTGTTAATCGAACTTCCGTTGATTATTTCTCCCTGGAATCGCAATTCCCATCGACAACCGCGTTTTATTCGAACTTCGCGACCGCGGCGATCGAACTTCCCTGCACTGCAACTTCATTTTACCGGACGAAACTTCCCTCGAATGGACTCCCTAACGATGCAGAATCGTTCTGGCTGAACATCGGTCGAAAGTTTCACCGTAGGAACGCGCTCGCATCCGCGATTTGTCCCAAATGACGCGACGATCTCCAACCTTCGCCGCACGATTCCTTTCTACGATCGCGTTATCCATACGGTGACCATACGTCCTTTACTGGAGACGACAGTCCTTTTAATCCTACAATTCTATATTTCAAATCATCTCAAATTGTTTGAAAGATTAAAGAACATCATTCTTACAGTAGCTGGACTTCTTTGAAATCTTTAAAACATGGAGGGAAAGGCCCATTTAATTTTTGCTTTGCatgaaacaatataaaaaatcgcgaaagaacgAATCCGAATTCGACGCTGGTTTAGAATAAGTTATATCCAGTGATGCAATGCTCACGAATGGAAATGAAGTCAGAGTGAACGAACTTTCTGATGCGATTCTTTGTCAACGGCTTCGCGAGGCTTCGGACTCGGAAACGCGATAAGCCTCGTTGGTCCATGGGAGACAAAGAAGTGATAAGCCGAACGTATCTTTGTAGGCGCTCTTTGTTGCAGGAAATGCGAATAAAATTAAGTAGATCAAGGACTCATTAATTCTGCGTCTTCAATCTTCGTTTCTGGGAGTGCTTACTCACCAGCGATAGATAAAGCGCTAATAGATTTCCATTGAGCAAGACTTGTCAAATCGACCGCAAATTAAAACTTTTTCATCGGCTAGATAGACTTTATGCACAGACATTTTAATTCTCGTTTTAGACAATTAGAGCTCGTAAACGCGAATCTGCACGGAGATTCGATAAGAGTCGTGTAGAAACGAGTTAATCGACGCTGTCTAATTGCCTTATCGGCGCCAGACCCATTGGATTAGGATCTGTATTTGTATACGTGGAACATAAACGCACACTGCACAGTGTGTGTGTAGTTCGCACGCAGCTGCACTTTGATCGACTCATTCTCCTAATCTTCGATCTCGGGAATTTTGTTAGTGTGTTTCACGGTCGATTTCTGCTCTTGagtcaaattttgatgaaaattttgaagcttTCTCTGGGAATTAGTGGACTCTTCGTCGACCATTTCGGACAGGCGTCAGTATGACAAAgcagatatttaaatatttcagagtGTATTGGTTCTTACGTGAGCTTCTGGCaatttagtgtttctctgttttCGTAGGAACATGCGAATGAGATTAATGTGGTGATTTATTGTTGCGACAACACTAACTGCACActgacacgcacacgcacaaatTCATCACTACACTTTTAGCCTACTTGGATTTTTGGTTTGGTTTTAGCGTTACTGGTGCACAGTTTTGTGAATAATGTTTTTTATGTGGTTTTATTCGGTTTCCCGAAAATTGGCTATGAAGGTGGCAGTTGATAAAATGCTTATGAATATAAAAAGTTGATCAACCTTTGCAGAAGTAGAGAGATCTTTAAATAGAATGTTTGTAGTGCATGAGCCAACCGCTGCAACGCAGCGATCCCCCACTGCTAATTTTTCACCtattatttcgatttaaattcttTCACTTGTCTCGAACTATCGACGTTCTTTTGGCAATAAAAGTTTTAACATCctctttaataaaaatgaatgttATATTTGTCGAGCCTTCGATTGATatgaattttatttctaattaaGATGCAAAGAAAAAACGCTGATTTCTTATCTAAATTATTCTGATTGCTGATTCTttcttatcagtagactgcagacttttatggaaaataaaaattgtagtaaGTTAATACATTAACGAATTGtaaaaaaacaataatttaaacGAGTTGAAAACAGCAAAATagtgtttaaaaaatttgtttacatccTCCCACTGTTTTGCATTTGATTTAATCATTTTGTCATAAAAACATAAAACCCGTAGTCTATTTATCAGATTATAAATTTTATGAGAGatacagaaaattgaaaaatgttattTACGTGTCAACCTGTTACTATCATTTTTAACACGAATAAGGACCAAACTTGCTAGAGAAATATCAACCCAAAAAACCTTTAAAAATCAGCAATCGGAGTTTCGAAAAATTGCGCACCAGACACAGTATACTCAGAAACCCACTGACCACCGTGAAACCAGCTCCAGATTCCCCAAAAATCAACTATAACAGGCGGAACATAGTCGCGTTGCCGTCAGAAACAAGATGGATTCGGTTGCAGAACGCGACTTCCTGTTTTCCCTGTTATGCGCAGCTGGCAACTGGATCATCGGTTTAACCTTTGAACCCTTGTGTACATGGTCAGGTGGGGCACAGGCATATCACACGAGAGGGCTCTCTGAACACCTCAAACGATACAAGCAACAGCCACAGAACAACAAGAGCAACAAAAACACCACGCGACGCAAAGTGTCCATAGTTTGTGTCGTCACTGTTTCGGAATACCGTAGACGTCACGTaggaaaacacacacacacacaagggGGACACTCCTTCTGCGGAATTTTCGTTCAGGATAGTTTGCAGCCTCTCGAGGAGGAACCGGAAGTTGACCATGTATGTCCGACAGATCTCCGTGAGACAGGGGGTTCCCGGGGAAGGCAAGAGAAACGACAATTCGACGATGTCGAGGCAACGGGACCAAGATGGCGGCGGGACCATCACCAGTGTCAGGGACGTGCCATGTTGCAAGATCGAAAACTTTGTCCTAGCGGCAGATTTCGACGATACCGACGAGTTCTTCAAGAAGAAGGCCGAAAAGGAGCTCAGGGAGACGCCCGAGGTCGTCCAGCAGGCTCTGAAGGATATCAAGGTGCTTATTCAAGGTAACTATCTCTGCCAGGCTAACCGAGATACTCGATCCATAACAATCCCAACCTGCGAACCGGTTGTGAACCATTTTCTCAGCGAGACGATCCTGTGTGGATCCTGAGGACTTTATCATTTTtctattgaataatttttatgtAGTCTATTTCTTTAGCTTCATAATTTCTATTATTGTTAAATTTGTTTGGAATGATTCAATCGAAccccttctaaattttcataaatttcaataaaaaacaaAATCAAACTTGATACACTGCCCGAAATGATCGTAAAGCCAcccgattttttggtgaaatcttataattatgtcatagaatattatggaaatttcgcagtccgttttttgttaaactttacgtttttatgtaaataaatattatatctaTGAATGTAATCGTGTAAATGGTTTCTGTTATGAATCCTAAAATGCTATCGTGCATCAGCTTCTCattactatgacataattataagatttcatcaaaaaatcaggtggctttATGGTCATTTCGAGCAGCGTAGAAAAGATTGCAAAATTCTGAAGAGAGGAGGATAAATAGAATAAACCGGCGATAGAACTTTTATCAAACGTATCAAGCAAAAAGAAAGACGATCTGAAAATACACAGTACGATATCGGTTTCCCCGATAGAACAAAGTTCGTTTATCAATCGAGATAAAAATCGTTTCGTAAAAATGTCCGAGTACAATCTGGATTTTTCATCGTTCGCCGTTTTCCCCGTGATCGCGATTATGTCGAGTAACGATTGCTATAATGTTCCCTCGAGAACCGGCTTCAATGAAAATGAAAGTTCCGCTTGCTCGCCGTCGGTAGAACTTGAAACCAAGAGTGACAGTTCTGCGATGGACAGGTTGCGAACGATTTATGTACTTTCTACCGTGGAGAGATCACTCGGGACTCGGGACTGCAGAGAAGAGAAACAAATCAGTGATAAATGTCGAGAGCCGTAGGGAGCGTTGCCTGGAATTGCTGTTCTTCTCTTTGAAAAGAATTATTGCTTGTTACCTTGGACTATCCGCCGTGAAATAGACTATTTTAAACGGGtaataaagtaaaaaatattaaaataataatttaaaaacccTGATGCTTACTGTCAAAATGATTGAGAagtgaaataaatgtctattttatataaaattttcattttgcataaaaatctgtagtcattttatcaggcggaaatgataagtatcattttcaagTGTTATTGTGCATTCATGCCAATTAACGCTTTTACGACCATGTATCTGGGACCTAAGGTCAAGTAGAATTCTACTAGGAGAATTAACGTCTGCAAATCATTGACAGTAATTCACCAAACAAATTGCATTCGAACGGCTGTTTAACACTCTCCCGAGACTTTTAGTAGCCATAAAGTTCTAAATCGAATCGGATATCGGTGTGACCGGTGTAACAGGCTCGAGGCAATAATTTCCGCGATGCCTGTAGTGATTTGCGGTTACGATCGCCCATGAATTACTATTCTCTTTCCTGCTCGGAAGTGTATAGTGAGAAGAATCAAGATGGCCTCTAACCTTCGTGTTTTCGATTCCAGATGAACCGGAACTTACGCTACCGGAAGATGACGAGTTCTACCAGAAATTCTTGCGTCCTTGCAAGTGGTACCCGAAGAGCACCTACGAGCTGGTAATTTCCGTTTCTCATTTGTCACCAAAATAATTATTAAGCCATTAATCGAGTAATTTTGTTTCGATAGTTGAAGAGGTTCTACAAGTTCAGGGCAAACCACCCACGTTACTGCGACAACTTGCTGCCCAGCAAGGAGAAAAAGGTTTTATCTTCGGAAATACTAGTTCCTCTGCCTGATCGCACGCCAAATGGTTGTAGAGTGTTGCTTATTAATGCTGGAAAGAAGTGGAACCCCAAACAAGTCAGCATCGATGAGATCTTCCGGTCTGTCATGCTTTCGTTGGACGCCGCGATGGCAGAACCGAAGACACAGGTCTGTAAAAAGATGCGGAAAAGGTTagttaaataattctaacatgCAAGAGCTACACAGACATTTTTGGAACTGTTACACACAATAGCTAGTGGATGTTTGTGTAAAATGCTTCAATCCCAACAAGtagaagttccacaaatattttaattcttCTTCTAACAATTTTGAGTCGAAAGTAGTGTAGTAGCATTTTTAGATTCTTTCTGATAAAAGGATCAAAGTTGATCTCAAGGAACCAGGTAAAAGAAGACGTTGTTGAGCACGTTTCTTGAATATGTAAATTGCGCGAAgaatctattgacttttccTCCGAAGCAAAGATTCTACAGAAGTGTGCACAGCTTACTCAACGCTTGCAGTGTTAGGATTCTGCAAAATTGATATACCTCTTGTTAAGCTAATAATTGTGCACATTGAACCTTGTCGTCAAACTGTGCGGAGTCATCGACGTTTGCGTTCGCACGGGCTCCATCTTGTCGCTGTGTGTGGATCATAGTCTTTAGCACACAAGTGTTGCTCGTCTTGTTTGCACTGTATGCTTTGttcatatttttcttctttgtttACGAGCCAGGATTCGTACTTGCATTGAAACATACATTGGGAAAGCTTAACAATACTAACAAATAATAAACATTCAGTTTGATAAAGTCAATAATTTCTTGCGTTAAGAAATACGTTAATAAACAAACAATGAATTTGTaatgattttttattatagattttGTAACTTCGACTTTTTGTTCCAGATCGCCGGTGTCCACGTGATTCTAAACATGGAGGGCTTAACGTTGAGGCACGTGACGCATTTCACGCCAACTTTTGCGGCAACCATGACAGAATGGGTGCAGAGATGTCTGCCATGTCGCCTAAAGGGTATCCACATAGTGAATCAGCCTTTCATATTCAATATGCTCTTCGCCATTTTCAAGCCTTTCCTTCTAGTAAGTCGTTTGGACAGTCGCCTCCATCGAACAGCAAAACGAACAATTTTTACCGTCGCCATCTTTGCTTCTTCCGTGTTCATCGCCATTTTACATTGTAGTTGCCAACTTTAGCCATTTATATCATACT includes the following:
- the LOC143214399 gene encoding alpha-tocopherol transfer protein isoform X1: MYVRQISVRQGVPGEGKRNDNSTMSRQRDQDGGGTITSVRDVPCCKIENFVLAADFDDTDEFFKKKAEKELRETPEVVQQALKDIKVLIQDEPELTLPEDDEFYQKFLRPCKWYPKSTYELLKRFYKFRANHPRYCDNLLPSKEKKVLSSEILVPLPDRTPNGCRVLLINAGKKWNPKQVSIDEIFRSVMLSLDAAMAEPKTQIAGVHVILNMEGLTLRHVTHFTPTFAATMTEWVQRCLPCRLKGIHIVNQPFIFNMLFAIFKPFLLEKTQKRLHFHGTDRDSLISHLSAKSVPTDLGGEMVLPKVPIGEGICEYFCWFEKEFEASNKCGYRPGTRR
- the LOC143214399 gene encoding alpha-tocopherol transfer protein-like isoform X2 encodes the protein MSRQRDQDGGGTITSVRDVPCCKIENFVLAADFDDTDEFFKKKAEKELRETPEVVQQALKDIKVLIQDEPELTLPEDDEFYQKFLRPCKWYPKSTYELLKRFYKFRANHPRYCDNLLPSKEKKVLSSEILVPLPDRTPNGCRVLLINAGKKWNPKQVSIDEIFRSVMLSLDAAMAEPKTQIAGVHVILNMEGLTLRHVTHFTPTFAATMTEWVQRCLPCRLKGIHIVNQPFIFNMLFAIFKPFLLEKTQKRLHFHGTDRDSLISHLSAKSVPTDLGGEMVLPKVPIGEGICEYFCWFEKEFEASNKCGYRPGTRR